One Gelria sp. Kuro-4 DNA segment encodes these proteins:
- the remB gene encoding extracellular matrix regulator RemB yields MFLHIGDDVVVPTRDVIMILDLRTAGEGVATREFMEISRDEGYLTKVGEGEPKALVLTGERGYLTPISSLTLAGRSKSLLAG; encoded by the coding sequence ATGTTCCTTCACATCGGCGACGATGTGGTGGTCCCAACCCGGGACGTGATCATGATCCTCGACCTTAGAACCGCCGGCGAGGGCGTGGCCACCCGCGAGTTCATGGAAATCAGCCGCGATGAGGGCTACCTGACCAAGGTGGGAGAGGGGGAACCCAAAGCGCTGGTTCTTACCGGCGAACGGGGTTACCTGACACCGATCTCTTCTCTCACCCTGGCCGGCCGGAGCAAATCCCTCCTCGCCGGTTAA
- the dnaN gene encoding DNA polymerase III subunit beta has protein sequence MNLTCARDPFYNAAQATLRAVLPKSTIPALTGLLITTTPEGVTVSGTDLELGIEARFPAQIREEGQVLLPARYLVGILRSLPEGELTLAENQGEERVLVTAGASRFELLTLPAADFPAVVPAEAAELARVPEPALRTLIQQVSFAAARDGLRQLLTAVLFSLRGDTLRLVATDGHRLAIAEGAFPGAGAEGEYLVPARSLEELARLAGGAGEITIAAASSQLLFHSENWALISRLVEGKYLPYESVLPRQFSLRARVKRLELLAALERAELLSAEKMSAVHLHVYPGGIKVLAQSADVGRLEEELPAAVEGEELDVAFNGRYLIEPLRILAAEEVLFEFTGPESAAVISLPGSSSYRYLVMPVTVRAAV, from the coding sequence ATGAATCTTACCTGTGCGCGCGATCCCTTCTACAACGCCGCCCAGGCCACACTCCGGGCGGTCCTTCCCAAAAGTACCATTCCGGCGCTGACCGGCCTCCTCATCACTACGACACCGGAAGGCGTGACCGTAAGCGGTACCGACCTGGAGCTCGGGATAGAGGCGCGCTTCCCCGCGCAGATTAGGGAAGAAGGGCAGGTGCTCCTGCCGGCGCGCTACTTGGTGGGCATCCTGCGCAGCCTGCCCGAAGGCGAGCTGACCCTGGCGGAAAACCAGGGCGAAGAGCGCGTCCTGGTGACCGCCGGAGCGTCCCGTTTTGAACTCTTGACCCTGCCGGCCGCCGATTTTCCGGCCGTGGTGCCGGCAGAAGCGGCGGAGCTGGCGCGCGTGCCGGAGCCGGCGCTGCGCACCTTGATTCAACAGGTGAGCTTTGCGGCGGCGCGCGACGGATTGCGCCAGCTGCTTACGGCGGTGCTCTTCTCCCTGCGGGGCGATACGCTGCGCCTGGTGGCCACCGACGGCCACCGGCTGGCCATCGCTGAAGGGGCCTTTCCCGGCGCCGGCGCGGAGGGCGAGTACCTGGTTCCGGCGCGCAGCCTGGAGGAGCTGGCCCGGCTGGCGGGAGGAGCCGGGGAGATCACCATCGCGGCGGCGTCGAGCCAGCTCCTTTTTCACAGCGAGAACTGGGCCCTCATCTCGCGCTTGGTGGAGGGCAAATACCTGCCCTACGAGAGCGTGCTGCCGCGGCAGTTTTCTCTCCGCGCCCGGGTGAAACGCCTGGAGCTCCTGGCGGCGCTGGAACGGGCGGAGCTCCTGTCGGCGGAAAAAATGAGCGCGGTGCACCTTCACGTTTACCCGGGCGGCATCAAGGTTCTGGCGCAGAGTGCGGATGTGGGCCGCCTGGAAGAAGAGCTGCCGGCGGCGGTCGAGGGCGAAGAGCTGGACGTCGCCTTTAACGGGCGTTACCTGATCGAGCCGCTCCGGATCTTGGCGGCGGAGGAAGTCCTCTTTGAGTTTACCGGCCCCGAGAGTGCTGCGGTTATTTCGCTCCCGGGCAGCTCCAGCTACCGCTATCTGGTGATGCCGGTCACCGTGCGCGCTGCGGTGTAG
- the gyrB gene encoding DNA topoisomerase (ATP-hydrolyzing) subunit B: protein MPEKNEARYDASQIQVLEGLEPVRLRPGMYIGSTGPRGLHHLVYEVVDNSIDEALAGYCTAIEVTLHPEHMVEVKDNGRGIPVEIHPQVGKPAVEVVMTMLHAGGKFGGEGYKVSGGLHGVGVSVVNALSEWLEVEVRRGGHVYRQTYRRGEPTSDLAVVGDSDETGTTVRFIPDREIFPDRTFSFDTLAQRLRELAFLTRGLKISLKDEVSGQENVYQFEGGIEEFVRHLNKNKDVLHEPPIYFERRREDASVEVALQYNDGYVENIFTYANNIHTQEGGAHEAGFKTALTRVIGDYIRKNNLLKNGDPALTGEDVREGLVAVVSVKLVNPQFEGQTKTKLGNPEMRSFVDAVVSEGLGTFLDENPAVARRIIDKVLAASRAREAARRARELTRRKSALEVTSLPGKLADCTERDPAVAELFLVEGDSAGGSAKQGRDRRFQAILPLRGKILNVEKARLDKILASEEIRAMITALGTGIDEDFDLSKARYHKVIIMTDADVDGAHIRTLLLTFFYRYMPQLVESGYVYIAQPPLYRVVKGQEEHYTYSDRELDELLKKIGRGGNIDVQRYKGLGEMNPQQLWETTMNPKSRTVLQVSVADALEADNIFTILMGDKVQPRREFIQANARLVRNLDI, encoded by the coding sequence ATGCCAGAAAAGAACGAAGCGCGCTACGACGCCAGCCAGATCCAGGTACTCGAGGGCCTGGAGCCGGTGCGCCTGCGTCCCGGCATGTACATCGGCAGCACCGGGCCGCGCGGCCTGCACCACCTGGTCTACGAGGTGGTGGACAACAGCATCGACGAGGCCCTGGCCGGCTACTGCACCGCCATCGAAGTTACCCTCCACCCCGAGCACATGGTGGAAGTTAAGGATAACGGGCGCGGCATCCCCGTGGAGATCCACCCGCAGGTGGGTAAGCCGGCGGTGGAAGTGGTGATGACCATGCTCCACGCCGGCGGGAAGTTCGGCGGTGAAGGCTACAAGGTTTCCGGCGGCCTGCACGGGGTGGGCGTCTCGGTGGTTAACGCTCTTTCCGAGTGGCTGGAGGTAGAGGTGCGCCGGGGAGGTCACGTTTACCGCCAGACCTACCGCCGCGGCGAACCTACGTCGGATCTCGCCGTGGTGGGGGACAGCGACGAAACCGGGACCACGGTGCGCTTTATCCCCGACCGCGAGATCTTCCCCGACCGCACCTTTTCCTTCGACACCCTGGCCCAGCGCCTGCGGGAGCTGGCCTTCTTGACGCGCGGCCTGAAGATCAGCCTGAAAGACGAGGTCTCCGGTCAGGAGAACGTCTACCAGTTTGAGGGCGGGATCGAGGAGTTCGTGCGGCACCTGAACAAGAACAAGGATGTGCTGCACGAGCCGCCCATCTACTTTGAACGGCGGCGTGAGGACGCCAGCGTGGAGGTGGCCCTGCAGTACAACGACGGCTACGTGGAGAACATCTTCACCTACGCCAACAACATCCACACCCAGGAAGGCGGGGCGCACGAGGCCGGCTTTAAGACGGCGCTCACCCGCGTGATCGGCGACTACATCCGCAAGAACAACCTGCTCAAGAACGGCGACCCGGCCCTTACCGGCGAGGATGTACGCGAGGGCCTGGTGGCGGTGGTGAGCGTCAAGCTGGTGAACCCACAGTTTGAAGGGCAGACCAAGACCAAGCTCGGCAACCCCGAGATGCGCAGCTTTGTAGACGCGGTGGTCAGCGAGGGCCTCGGCACCTTCCTCGACGAAAACCCGGCCGTGGCGCGCCGGATCATCGACAAGGTGCTGGCTGCTTCGCGGGCGCGCGAGGCGGCGCGGCGGGCGCGGGAACTCACCCGGCGCAAGAGCGCCCTCGAGGTGACCTCGCTCCCCGGTAAGCTTGCCGACTGTACGGAACGCGACCCGGCGGTGGCGGAACTCTTCCTCGTGGAGGGCGACTCCGCCGGCGGCTCCGCCAAGCAGGGCCGGGACCGGCGCTTCCAGGCCATCCTGCCGCTCCGGGGCAAGATCCTCAACGTGGAAAAGGCACGCCTCGACAAGATCCTGGCCAGCGAGGAGATCCGCGCCATGATCACCGCCCTCGGCACGGGCATTGACGAGGACTTTGATCTTAGCAAGGCGCGCTACCACAAGGTCATCATCATGACGGATGCCGACGTGGATGGGGCGCACATCCGCACCCTGCTGCTCACCTTTTTCTACCGCTACATGCCGCAGCTGGTGGAATCCGGCTACGTCTATATCGCGCAGCCGCCCCTTTACCGGGTGGTGAAGGGCCAGGAGGAACACTACACCTACAGCGACCGCGAGCTGGACGAGCTGCTGAAAAAGATCGGGCGCGGCGGCAACATCGACGTGCAGCGCTACAAGGGTCTGGGCGAGATGAACCCCCAGCAGCTCTGGGAAACCACCATGAACCCTAAGTCACGCACGGTGCTCCAGGTTTCCGTCGCGGACGCGCTGGAGGCGGACAACATCTTCACCATCCTCATGGGGGATAAGGTGCAGCCGCGGCGCGAGTTCATCCAGGCCAACGCCCGCTTGGTGCGTAACCTGGACATTTAG
- the recF gene encoding DNA replication/repair protein RecF: MFLKQLRLADFRNWAALEWEPAPGLNILSGANAQGKSNLLEAIFFLATGKSFRTPRDAELARFGTAAFAVGGRIVKASGETSLVVRWEAPRGKTLTLDRTEHLRLAELFGEVTAVIFSPEDLALVKGPPQVRRHTLNLLLLQTSRAYYHHLREYNRALSQRNAALKHLPPTAGSELALAAWEEELAGHGAEVILRRARALAELARWADARHRELSGGQPLSVSYLPNVPFPAGAALPAIAAALAAELAQRRREELRRGITLSGPQRDEIAFSVAGRELRSYGSQGEQRTAALAWKLAEVEYIKAATGESPLLLLDDVYSELDPERRTYLTRHAAQGGQTFLTATEETAAARLPGAVRWQVAGGELTAL; this comes from the coding sequence GTGTTTCTTAAGCAACTGCGGCTGGCCGACTTCCGCAATTGGGCAGCGCTGGAGTGGGAGCCGGCGCCCGGGCTCAACATCTTGAGCGGCGCCAACGCCCAAGGCAAAAGCAACCTCTTGGAGGCCATCTTCTTTCTCGCGACGGGCAAGTCGTTTCGTACCCCGCGCGACGCCGAGCTGGCCCGCTTCGGCACTGCTGCCTTTGCCGTGGGCGGGCGCATCGTTAAGGCGAGCGGTGAAACCTCCCTGGTGGTGCGCTGGGAAGCGCCGCGCGGCAAAACCCTCACCCTGGACCGCACGGAGCACCTGCGCCTGGCGGAGCTCTTCGGGGAGGTTACCGCCGTGATCTTTTCCCCTGAAGACCTGGCCCTGGTGAAAGGCCCGCCCCAGGTGCGCCGCCACACGCTGAACCTGCTGCTTCTGCAAACCAGCCGCGCTTACTACCACCACCTACGCGAGTACAACCGCGCCCTCAGCCAGCGCAACGCCGCCTTAAAGCACCTTCCGCCGACGGCCGGGAGCGAACTTGCCCTGGCCGCTTGGGAGGAAGAGCTGGCCGGCCACGGGGCCGAAGTGATTCTCAGGCGCGCACGGGCGCTGGCCGAGCTGGCGCGCTGGGCGGACGCGCGGCACCGGGAGCTGAGCGGCGGGCAGCCGCTCAGCGTAAGCTACCTGCCGAACGTACCCTTCCCGGCCGGCGCCGCTCTACCGGCGATTGCAGCGGCCCTGGCGGCCGAACTGGCCCAGCGCCGCCGCGAGGAGCTGCGCCGCGGGATCACCCTGAGCGGTCCCCAGCGCGACGAGATCGCCTTCAGCGTGGCGGGGCGTGAGCTCAGAAGCTATGGCTCGCAGGGCGAGCAGCGCACGGCGGCCCTGGCCTGGAAGCTGGCCGAGGTGGAGTACATCAAGGCTGCCACCGGGGAAAGCCCGCTGCTTCTTCTGGACGACGTTTACTCGGAGCTGGACCCGGAACGCCGCACCTACCTCACCCGCCACGCCGCCCAGGGGGGCCAAACCTTTCTCACCGCTACCGAAGAGACGGCCGCGGCCCGCCTGCCCGGCGCCGTGCGCTGGCAGGTGGCGGGGGGCGAACTGACGGCCCTGTGA